A stretch of Desulfarculaceae bacterium DNA encodes these proteins:
- a CDS encoding ABC transporter substrate-binding protein — translation MRKIAILAAIAIMVALLAPALAVAGPKEIKIGVIYPLTGSVAAAGRELRNGAELAAEIANNVMPKIDMTMAKNAGIKSLGGAKIVLIFKDHQGNPQLGADLAKKLIKDDKVVGILGCYHSSVTKTVSAVCERYGVPMINGSSTSPTLTKRGFKWFWRTTPHDKWFTKDLFEFLVGLSKGKVKGVKAVPMAELKTLASACEKTEWGSNVSLEIANFAKEYGFDLKANILYAAKSPDLSSEVQSMIATKPGAMLFASYTSDALLMIKTLKSMKAKPKVIWGQDAGFDKPEFRALGGEIEGILTRSVFLPSVVKMKPLAGEVNSMYAKKHGHDMDGASARSFTGLQTWVYVLEKAGSTEPKAIQQAANTISIPGKQLVVPWVGIKFSTKGDEIGQNVLGNGLIGQYQMKDGKIGLQVVFPFDMATAPMIFPFKGF, via the coding sequence ATGCGCAAAATCGCCATCCTGGCCGCCATCGCCATAATGGTGGCTCTGTTGGCGCCGGCCCTGGCCGTGGCCGGTCCCAAGGAGATCAAAATCGGGGTCATCTACCCCCTGACCGGTTCGGTGGCCGCCGCCGGCCGCGAGCTGCGCAACGGGGCCGAGCTGGCCGCCGAGATCGCCAACAACGTCATGCCCAAGATCGACATGACCATGGCCAAGAACGCGGGCATCAAATCCCTGGGCGGGGCCAAGATCGTCCTTATCTTCAAGGACCACCAGGGCAACCCCCAGCTGGGCGCCGACCTGGCCAAAAAGCTCATCAAGGACGACAAGGTCGTGGGCATCCTGGGCTGCTACCACAGCTCGGTGACCAAGACCGTGTCCGCGGTGTGCGAACGCTACGGCGTGCCCATGATCAACGGCTCCTCCACCAGCCCCACCCTGACCAAGCGCGGCTTCAAGTGGTTCTGGCGCACCACCCCGCACGACAAGTGGTTCACCAAGGACCTGTTCGAGTTCCTGGTCGGCCTGAGCAAGGGCAAGGTCAAGGGCGTCAAGGCGGTGCCCATGGCCGAACTGAAGACCCTGGCCTCGGCCTGCGAAAAGACCGAGTGGGGCTCCAACGTCTCCCTGGAGATCGCCAACTTCGCCAAGGAGTACGGCTTCGACCTGAAGGCCAACATCCTCTACGCCGCCAAGAGCCCGGACCTGAGCTCCGAGGTGCAGAGCATGATCGCCACCAAGCCCGGCGCCATGCTCTTCGCCTCCTACACCTCCGACGCCCTTCTGATGATCAAGACCCTCAAGTCCATGAAGGCCAAGCCCAAGGTGATCTGGGGCCAGGACGCCGGCTTTGACAAGCCCGAGTTCCGCGCCCTGGGCGGCGAGATCGAGGGCATCCTGACCCGCTCGGTGTTCCTGCCCAGCGTGGTGAAGATGAAGCCCCTGGCCGGCGAGGTCAACTCCATGTACGCCAAGAAGCACGGCCACGACATGGACGGCGCCAGCGCCCGCTCCTTCACCGGCCTGCAGACCTGGGTCTACGTCCTGGAGAAGGCCGGCAGCACTGAGCCCAAGGCCATCCAGCAGGCGGCCAACACCATCAGCATCCCCGGCAAGCAGCTGGTGGTGCCTTGGGTGGGCATCAAGTTCAGCACCAAGGGCGACGAGATCGGCCAGAACGTGCTGGGCAACGGCCTGATCGGCCAGTACCAGATGAAGGACGGCAAGATCGGCCTCCAGGTGGTGTTCCCCTTCGACATGGCCACCGCCCCCATGATCTTCCCCTTCAAGGGCTTCTAG
- a CDS encoding putative hydro-lyase gives MSPQPDPAHHDPRAVRGAIARQEINGNTAQLCPGYAQANLVILPKDWAFEFLLFGLRNRQACPILEVLDPGNPFTREMAEGADLRESLPRYRLWKDGELVEEPTDIKHLWRDDLVSFLLGCSFSFDDALKAAGLPVRHQEMGRNVPMYRTSLPAAPAGRLGGPLVVSMRPMHPDMVEDARRVSGAFGEAHGEPVHFGDPAEIGIVNIESPDYGDAVTINPGEVPVFWACGVTPQAAVAASKVDLAITHAPGHMFITDLKAEKLAQRSLVSCAA, from the coding sequence ATGAGCCCCCAACCGGACCCCGCCCACCACGACCCCCGGGCCGTGCGGGGCGCCATAGCCCGGCAAGAGATAAACGGCAACACCGCCCAACTTTGCCCCGGCTACGCTCAGGCCAACCTGGTGATACTTCCCAAGGACTGGGCCTTCGAATTTCTCCTGTTCGGCCTGCGCAACCGCCAGGCCTGCCCCATCCTGGAGGTGCTGGACCCGGGCAATCCCTTCACCCGCGAGATGGCCGAGGGCGCGGACCTGCGCGAGAGCCTGCCCCGCTACCGCCTGTGGAAGGATGGCGAGCTGGTGGAGGAGCCCACGGACATCAAGCACCTGTGGCGCGACGACCTGGTCAGCTTTCTCTTGGGGTGCAGCTTCAGCTTCGACGACGCCCTGAAGGCCGCCGGCCTGCCGGTCAGGCATCAGGAGATGGGGCGCAACGTGCCCATGTACCGCACCAGCCTGCCCGCCGCCCCGGCCGGCCGCCTGGGCGGGCCCCTGGTGGTGTCCATGCGTCCCATGCACCCGGACATGGTGGAAGACGCCCGCCGGGTGTCCGGCGCCTTTGGCGAGGCCCACGGCGAGCCGGTGCACTTCGGCGATCCGGCCGAGATAGGCATCGTGAATATCGAGAGCCCGGACTACGGCGACGCGGTGACCATCAATCCCGGCGAGGTGCCGGTGTTCTGGGCCTGCGGGGTCACCCCCCAGGCGGCGGTGGCCGCCAGCAAGGTGGATCTGGCCATCACCCACGCTCCGGGGCACATGTTCATAACCGATTTAAAGGCCGAGAAGCTGGCGCAAAGGTCCCTGGTGTCCTGCGCCGCTTGA
- a CDS encoding LamB/YcsF family protein, with product MFVDLNCDMGESFGDYCLGCDNQVISHITSANLACGFHASDPITMDKTVRLCAEHGVAIGAHPGYPDLRGFGRRNLDSTPEEVRGDVLYQVGALASIAKARGVTLQHVKPHGAMYNTAASHPPTAKAIAEAVASYDPELILVTLAGPGGEIFRSIAKETGLRVASEAFADRAYTSEGRLVPRGTAGAVIHDPEVVAARCLRMATEGEVEAIDGTLVKLQADTICVHGDTPSAVELVKAVGAAMAKGGVELKAMGQTL from the coding sequence ATGTTCGTCGACCTCAATTGCGACATGGGAGAGAGCTTCGGCGATTACTGCCTGGGCTGCGACAACCAGGTCATAAGCCATATCACCAGCGCCAACCTGGCCTGCGGTTTCCACGCCTCGGACCCCATCACCATGGACAAGACGGTGCGGCTCTGCGCCGAGCACGGCGTGGCCATCGGGGCCCACCCCGGCTACCCGGACCTCAGGGGCTTCGGCCGGCGCAACCTGGACTCCACCCCCGAGGAGGTGCGCGGCGACGTGCTCTACCAGGTGGGGGCCCTGGCGAGCATCGCCAAGGCGCGTGGTGTCACCTTGCAACACGTGAAACCCCACGGGGCCATGTACAACACCGCCGCCTCCCATCCGCCCACGGCCAAGGCCATTGCCGAGGCGGTGGCCTCCTATGATCCCGAACTTATTTTGGTGACCCTGGCCGGGCCGGGCGGCGAGATTTTCCGCTCCATCGCCAAGGAAACCGGCCTCCGGGTGGCCAGCGAGGCCTTTGCCGACCGGGCCTACACCTCCGAGGGCCGCCTGGTGCCCCGGGGCACCGCCGGGGCGGTGATCCACGACCCCGAGGTGGTGGCCGCCCGCTGCCTGCGCATGGCCACCGAGGGGGAGGTGGAGGCCATTGACGGCACCCTGGTGAAGCTCCAGGCCGACACCATCTGCGTGCACGGCGACACCCCCAGCGCGGTGGAGTTGGTCAAGGCGGTGGGCGCGGCCATGGCCAAAGGCGGGGTGGAGCTCAAGGCCATGGGACAGACGCTGTAG
- the pxpB gene encoding 5-oxoprolinase subunit PxpB, producing MPAPLPTKPQGEAALLAYLGYEIDFAVNCRMRALVAKLQEAPVAGVREVLGSYACLQVQFDPLVTDHDTVAAWVEAAHQALPETGAVPGRTVELPVAYGGEAGPDLPYVAQRTGLSQAEVIRRHGAVDHPCYVVGFTPGFPYLGGLDPALTLPRMDDPRLNNPPGSVSIAAGQTGVYPLGGPGGWWVIGRTPWLLYDPRRDPATLVSAGDLIRFTPCDAREFPEPPPLSLAWGGGEEAFKVVHPGAFTTVQDFGRWGHQHRGVPVSGALDQAALARANLLVGNPADAAALEITLLGPKLRVLRPTVIAVCGSDLGLALDGKPAPSHRALALEAGQVLSFRGPRAGGGRAVMAVAGGLASEALLGSRSTYILGRMGRPLVKGDVLKAAPGPKPELLASCAPLEQPGEELVLRVVPGPNQEYFSRQGIDDFYGQAWRLSTKADRRGARLEGKAVGFDPALPASMVSEPNTPGVIQVPLGGQPIIMLREQTVGGYAKIATVFGPDLDRLARCQAGQAIRFTPLSAAEALAEARRLGRELDALRGELAP from the coding sequence ATGCCCGCACCGCTGCCCACCAAACCCCAAGGCGAGGCCGCCCTCCTGGCCTATTTGGGATACGAGATCGATTTCGCGGTGAACTGCCGCATGAGGGCCCTGGTTGCCAAGCTGCAAGAAGCCCCCGTGGCCGGGGTGCGCGAGGTGCTGGGCTCCTACGCTTGTCTCCAGGTGCAGTTCGATCCGCTAGTCACGGACCACGACACCGTGGCCGCCTGGGTGGAGGCGGCCCACCAGGCCCTGCCCGAAACCGGGGCGGTGCCCGGCCGCACCGTGGAGCTGCCCGTGGCCTACGGCGGCGAGGCCGGGCCGGACCTGCCCTACGTGGCCCAGCGCACCGGCCTGAGCCAGGCCGAGGTGATCCGCCGCCACGGCGCGGTGGACCACCCCTGCTACGTGGTGGGCTTTACCCCGGGCTTCCCCTATTTGGGCGGCCTGGACCCCGCCTTGACCCTGCCGCGCATGGACGATCCCCGTTTGAACAACCCGCCGGGGTCGGTTTCCATTGCCGCCGGCCAGACCGGGGTGTATCCCCTGGGCGGGCCGGGCGGATGGTGGGTCATCGGCCGCACGCCCTGGCTGCTCTACGACCCGCGCCGCGACCCGGCCACCCTGGTGAGCGCGGGCGATCTGATCCGCTTCACCCCCTGCGACGCGCGCGAGTTCCCCGAGCCCCCTCCCCTCAGCCTGGCCTGGGGCGGCGGCGAGGAGGCGTTCAAGGTGGTGCATCCCGGAGCTTTCACCACGGTGCAGGACTTTGGCCGCTGGGGCCACCAGCACCGGGGAGTGCCGGTCTCCGGCGCGCTGGACCAGGCCGCCCTGGCCCGGGCCAACCTGCTAGTGGGTAATCCAGCCGATGCCGCCGCTCTGGAGATCACCCTGTTGGGGCCCAAGCTGAGGGTGCTTCGGCCCACGGTGATCGCGGTGTGCGGCTCGGACCTGGGCCTGGCCCTGGACGGCAAGCCCGCCCCGAGCCACCGGGCCCTCGCCCTGGAGGCGGGCCAGGTGCTCAGCTTCCGGGGGCCCCGGGCCGGAGGCGGCCGGGCGGTCATGGCCGTGGCCGGGGGCCTGGCCAGCGAGGCGCTCTTGGGCAGCCGCTCCACCTACATCCTGGGGCGCATGGGCCGTCCCCTGGTCAAGGGCGATGTGCTCAAGGCCGCGCCGGGGCCGAAGCCGGAGCTCCTGGCCTCCTGCGCTCCGCTGGAGCAGCCGGGCGAGGAGTTGGTGCTTCGGGTGGTGCCCGGGCCCAACCAAGAGTATTTCTCCCGGCAAGGCATAGACGACTTTTACGGCCAGGCTTGGCGGCTCTCCACCAAGGCCGACCGGCGGGGGGCCCGCCTGGAAGGCAAGGCGGTGGGCTTCGACCCCGCCCTGCCCGCCTCCATGGTCAGCGAGCCCAACACCCCAGGCGTGATCCAGGTGCCCCTGGGCGGCCAGCCCATCATCATGCTGCGCGAGCAGACCGTGGGCGGCTACGCCAAGATCGCCACGGTGTTCGGCCCGGACCTGGACCGCCTGGCCCGCTGCCAGGCCGGCCAGGCCATACGCTTTACGCCCCTGAGCGCGGCCGAGGCCCTGGCCGAGGCGCGCCGCCTGGGCCGCGAGCTGGACGCGCTACGCGGCGAGCTGGCCCCTTGA
- a CDS encoding MBL fold metallo-hydrolase has product MKPGERIHLGGPLWLLAGQKQGRFPYCHGVLIKDGTTTALIDAGCGREVLEPLAKSGEVDLVINSHTHPDHSAGTHWFGGCEILVPQAALSSAGSVQRLSERLMAPGEPGERWRAWVRNDLDFLDYEPTGGFAPGETLRVGSTRLEVVPTPGHLSDHCCFRLPELGVLLSADIDLTPFGPFYGNRESSLEQMRRDISLVAGMNPRLLVSSHRPPLEQGIVEACRAFAQAIDARQETILKLLAQERTRAELVEASPIYHGHAAMPYFIPYWEGRMIDRHLDEMLAQGLISRTSGGFRAA; this is encoded by the coding sequence TTGAAGCCCGGCGAACGCATCCACCTGGGCGGCCCTCTGTGGCTCCTGGCCGGGCAAAAGCAGGGGCGCTTCCCCTATTGCCACGGGGTGCTGATCAAGGACGGAACCACCACCGCGCTCATCGACGCGGGCTGCGGCCGCGAGGTGCTGGAGCCCCTGGCCAAATCGGGCGAGGTGGATCTGGTGATCAACAGCCACACCCACCCGGACCACAGCGCGGGCACCCACTGGTTCGGGGGGTGCGAGATCCTGGTGCCTCAGGCGGCCTTGTCCAGCGCGGGTAGCGTACAGCGCCTTTCCGAGCGGTTGATGGCCCCGGGCGAGCCGGGCGAGCGCTGGCGGGCCTGGGTGCGAAACGACCTGGACTTTTTGGACTATGAGCCCACCGGAGGCTTCGCGCCCGGCGAGACTCTCCGGGTCGGCTCCACCCGCCTGGAGGTGGTTCCCACCCCGGGGCATCTGTCGGACCACTGCTGCTTCCGGCTGCCCGAGCTGGGGGTGCTCCTGTCGGCGGACATCGATCTGACCCCCTTTGGCCCCTTTTACGGCAACCGGGAGTCCTCCCTGGAGCAGATGCGCCGGGACATAAGCCTGGTGGCCGGCATGAACCCCCGGCTGCTGGTATCCTCCCACCGGCCCCCCCTGGAGCAGGGCATCGTTGAGGCCTGCCGGGCCTTCGCCCAGGCCATCGACGCCCGCCAGGAGACCATCCTGAAGCTCTTGGCCCAGGAGAGGACCCGCGCCGAGCTGGTGGAGGCCTCGCCCATCTACCACGGGCACGCGGCCATGCCCTACTTCATCCCTTACTGGGAGGGGCGGATGATCGACAGGCACCTGGATGAGATGCTGGCCCAAGGGTTGATCAGCCGCACTTCGGGGGGCTTCCGGGCCGCCTGA
- the mgtE gene encoding magnesium transporter has product MTPPEIIQHLREIIAAQDRDALMVEVSQDHPADVAEALATLDPHEIAQFVEILGPRESLEVFEFLPFDVQSFTLKYMSRPSLAQLMNIMSPDDRADLMEEVDDDFQERLLSLLLKHERQNVLKLINYPEDSAGAHMTTDYAILRPDSDVQTALEQVRLQAATKETIYYIYVVDATRHLVGLVSLRDLIVARRRSRVEDIMSKQVISVRGDADIEEVATLSKRYDFLAVPVLDADERMLGIITFDDLYDIMADEATEDMYHLANLDTDEKVNSPLMRSVKLRVPWLLTALGSGLVAAYTVSLFAKTIHEVVALASLMTIVALLGGNAGNQSLVVVVRALALGEIKVAHDWRVLMKEVVVGLCNGLIVGLVIGAIAGFWFGSPWLGLIMWLAIVGNLCIAGFFGSMVPILLRKLNLDPALGSSIFVTTATDVGGFFLFLGLATLVLPHLMGK; this is encoded by the coding sequence ATGACTCCACCCGAAATAATTCAGCACCTGAGGGAGATCATCGCCGCCCAGGACCGCGACGCGCTCATGGTGGAGGTGTCCCAGGACCACCCGGCCGACGTGGCCGAGGCCCTGGCCACCCTGGACCCCCACGAGATCGCCCAGTTCGTGGAGATCCTGGGGCCCCGCGAGTCCCTGGAGGTCTTTGAGTTCCTGCCCTTTGACGTGCAGAGCTTCACCCTCAAGTACATGAGCCGCCCCAGCTTGGCCCAGCTCATGAACATCATGAGCCCGGACGACCGCGCCGACCTCATGGAAGAGGTGGACGACGACTTCCAGGAGCGCCTGCTCTCCCTGCTGCTCAAGCACGAGCGCCAGAACGTCCTCAAGCTGATCAACTACCCCGAGGACAGCGCCGGCGCGCACATGACCACCGACTACGCCATCCTGCGCCCGGACAGCGACGTGCAGACCGCCCTGGAGCAGGTGCGCCTGCAAGCGGCCACCAAGGAGACCATCTATTACATCTACGTGGTGGATGCGACCCGGCACCTGGTGGGCCTGGTCTCCCTGCGCGACCTGATCGTGGCCCGGCGCCGCAGCCGGGTGGAAGACATCATGTCCAAGCAGGTGATCAGCGTGCGGGGCGACGCGGACATCGAGGAGGTGGCCACCCTGTCCAAGCGCTACGACTTCCTGGCCGTGCCGGTCTTGGACGCCGATGAGCGCATGTTGGGCATCATCACCTTCGACGATCTCTACGACATCATGGCCGACGAGGCCACCGAGGACATGTACCACCTGGCCAACCTGGACACCGACGAGAAGGTGAACTCCCCGCTCATGCGCTCGGTGAAGCTCAGGGTGCCCTGGTTGCTCACCGCCTTGGGATCGGGCTTGGTGGCCGCCTACACCGTCAGCCTTTTTGCAAAGACCATTCACGAGGTGGTGGCCTTGGCGTCGTTGATGACCATCGTGGCCCTGCTGGGCGGCAATGCGGGCAATCAGTCCCTGGTGGTGGTGGTCAGGGCCCTGGCCTTGGGTGAGATCAAGGTGGCCCACGACTGGCGGGTGCTCATGAAAGAGGTGGTGGTCGGCTTGTGCAACGGGCTCATCGTGGGCCTGGTGATCGGCGCCATTGCCGGATTTTGGTTCGGCAGCCCCTGGCTGGGCTTGATAATGTGGCTGGCCATCGTGGGCAACCTGTGCATCGCCGGCTTCTTTGGCTCCATGGTGCCCATACTGCTGCGCAAGCTCAACCTGGACCCGGCCCTGGGCAGCTCCATCTTCGTCACCACGGCCACCGACGTGGGTGGCTTCTTCCTGTTCCTGGGCCTGGCCACCTTGGTGCTGCCCCATCTCATGGGCAAGTAG
- a CDS encoding PhoH family protein has product MSKTYVLDTNVLLHNPSSLFAFQENNVVLPLAVIEEIDDQKRRQDEIGRNARQVSRELDRLRRQGPLAQGVDSGAGGTLRIELNHSHNGGGFPGVLGLDKADNRILSVAWGLKQEQGEPVILVTKDLNLRVKADVLGVPSEDFLNDKVNYDRLYTGIREVGLDGIEIDAFYRQGLLGLNGLGPAEPHQFFVMRNNSRPSQSALARHRGGRLLPLVHTPAECFGITPRNKEQRFALELLMDPAVAVVSLSGTAGTGKTLLALAAGLEQVLENKAYLRLLVTRPIVPMGQDLGFLPGEKEEKLRPWMQPLYDNLEYLFRDYPSGRGKNAPPMGAAEYLTAQGILEIEALTYIRGRSIPRQFILCDEAQNLTPHMIKTLITRVGEGSKIVFTGDPEQIDHPYLDSSSNGLSYLVEKLKSQEISGHVTLVKGERSQVAELGAQLL; this is encoded by the coding sequence ATGAGCAAAACATACGTGCTCGACACCAACGTGCTTTTACACAACCCTTCCAGCCTCTTTGCATTTCAGGAAAACAACGTGGTCCTGCCCTTGGCGGTCATCGAGGAGATCGACGACCAGAAACGGCGCCAGGACGAGATCGGGCGCAACGCGCGCCAGGTCTCGCGGGAGCTGGACCGCCTGCGCCGCCAGGGACCCCTGGCCCAGGGCGTGGACAGCGGCGCGGGGGGCACCCTGCGCATCGAGCTGAACCACAGCCACAATGGCGGCGGTTTTCCCGGGGTGCTGGGGCTGGACAAGGCGGACAACCGCATCCTCAGCGTGGCCTGGGGCCTGAAGCAAGAGCAGGGCGAGCCGGTGATCCTGGTGACCAAGGACCTGAACCTCCGGGTGAAGGCCGATGTCTTGGGGGTGCCCTCCGAGGACTTCCTCAACGACAAGGTCAACTACGACCGGCTCTACACCGGCATCCGCGAGGTGGGGCTGGACGGCATCGAGATCGACGCCTTTTACCGTCAGGGCCTGTTGGGCCTGAACGGCCTGGGCCCGGCCGAGCCCCACCAGTTCTTCGTGATGCGCAACAACAGCCGCCCCTCCCAGTCGGCCCTGGCCCGGCACCGCGGCGGCCGCCTGCTGCCCCTGGTGCACACCCCGGCCGAGTGCTTCGGCATCACCCCGCGCAACAAGGAGCAGCGCTTCGCCCTGGAGCTGTTGATGGATCCGGCGGTGGCGGTGGTGAGCCTTTCGGGCACCGCGGGCACGGGCAAGACGCTGTTGGCCCTGGCCGCGGGCCTGGAGCAGGTCTTGGAAAACAAGGCCTATTTGCGCCTGCTGGTCACCCGGCCTATCGTGCCCATGGGCCAGGACCTGGGCTTTTTGCCAGGCGAAAAGGAGGAGAAACTGCGCCCCTGGATGCAGCCGCTCTACGACAACCTGGAGTATCTCTTCCGCGACTACCCCAGCGGCCGGGGCAAGAACGCCCCGCCCATGGGCGCGGCCGAGTACCTGACCGCCCAGGGCATCCTGGAGATAGAGGCGCTCACCTACATCCGGGGCCGCTCCATCCCCCGCCAGTTCATCCTGTGCGACGAGGCCCAGAACCTGACCCCCCACATGATCAAGACCCTGATCACCCGGGTGGGCGAGGGGTCCAAGATCGTGTTCACCGGCGACCCGGAGCAGATAGACCACCCCTACCTGGATTCCTCCAGCAACGGGCTGAGCTATCTGGTGGAAAAGCTCAAGAGCCAGGAGATCAGCGGGCACGTCACTCTGGTCAAGGGCGAGCGTTCCCAGGTAGCCGAACTAGGAGCTCAGCTACTGTAG
- a CDS encoding GNAT family N-acetyltransferase produces the protein MRNTYWPDAYQSKKRTAAQAIGQIKRGQRVFVGSSCGEPQTLVKEMAAQSCNFSDVEVVRVLSLETAPLTMIADETACRSLNIRSFYLGSAKPRHLSQGKRFLTPINLSAVPRLFKSGQLPVHVALIQVSEPDDFGWVSLGVSVDVTMAAAQSADLVIAQVNPCMPRVLGRSFMHLNDIDLVVEAEEPLLTVGGPPEFEPARMIAKNVARLIEDGATMQMSLGAAPHATMDALKDKNDLGVHTQFLTDGLLNLVSQGVITNRKKGFNEGKLVASGAMGSEGLYEFLNDNPGIEFHPSDYVNDPAIISRHNKMVALNVVMAMDLTGQAAADALPYNHFTGVSGMMDFVRGASASPGGKNILMLPSTTLDGKSSRIVPQLENLAVVVPRGDVQYVVTEYGVVNLFGKSLQERAIAMISIAHPDFRDELFVRAKELGLLGSERTLAESIKSIYPASVEETKIIDGQEVLFRPARPTDERQIQEHFYNLDRDDVMRRFLHERVSFARQDMADMFQVDYIRDMTLVAVVGEPGYEKVIAVANYFLEPASNLAEVAFSVAREWQQKGLSSILLQKLTHSAREHGISGLTAYTHPANRGMIALFKKLPYKVKSAYDGGVLSLSARFDEPAPPAQRKTPPPQE, from the coding sequence ATGCGCAACACCTACTGGCCCGACGCCTATCAAAGCAAGAAACGCACCGCCGCCCAGGCCATCGGCCAGATCAAGCGGGGGCAGCGGGTATTCGTGGGCTCCTCCTGCGGGGAGCCCCAGACCCTGGTCAAGGAGATGGCCGCCCAATCCTGCAACTTCAGCGACGTGGAGGTAGTGCGGGTGCTCAGCCTGGAGACCGCCCCCCTGACCATGATCGCCGACGAGACCGCCTGCCGCAGCCTAAACATCCGCTCCTTCTATTTGGGCTCGGCCAAGCCGCGTCATCTTTCCCAAGGCAAGCGCTTCCTCACCCCCATCAACCTCTCGGCCGTGCCCCGCCTGTTCAAGAGCGGCCAGCTCCCGGTGCACGTGGCCCTGATCCAGGTGAGCGAGCCCGACGACTTCGGCTGGGTGAGCCTGGGGGTGAGCGTGGACGTGACCATGGCCGCGGCCCAGTCGGCCGATTTGGTGATCGCCCAGGTGAACCCCTGCATGCCCCGCGTCCTGGGGCGCTCCTTCATGCATTTGAACGACATCGACCTGGTGGTGGAGGCCGAGGAGCCTCTCTTGACCGTGGGCGGGCCACCGGAGTTCGAGCCGGCCCGGATGATCGCCAAGAACGTGGCCCGGCTCATCGAGGACGGGGCCACCATGCAGATGAGCCTGGGCGCCGCGCCCCACGCCACCATGGACGCGCTCAAGGACAAGAATGACCTGGGGGTGCACACCCAGTTCCTCACCGACGGCCTGCTGAACCTGGTGAGCCAGGGGGTTATCACCAACCGCAAGAAGGGCTTCAACGAGGGCAAACTGGTGGCCTCCGGGGCCATGGGCTCGGAGGGGCTCTACGAGTTTTTGAACGACAACCCGGGCATCGAGTTCCACCCCAGCGACTATGTGAACGACCCGGCGATCATCTCCCGCCACAACAAGATGGTGGCCCTGAACGTGGTGATGGCCATGGACCTGACCGGCCAGGCCGCGGCCGACGCCCTGCCCTACAACCACTTCACCGGGGTCAGCGGCATGATGGACTTCGTGCGCGGGGCCTCCGCCTCGCCGGGCGGCAAGAACATCCTGATGCTGCCCAGCACCACCCTGGACGGCAAGTCCAGCCGCATCGTGCCCCAGCTGGAGAACCTGGCCGTGGTGGTGCCCCGGGGCGACGTGCAGTACGTGGTAACCGAGTACGGGGTGGTGAACCTCTTCGGCAAGAGCCTGCAAGAGCGGGCCATCGCCATGATCTCCATCGCTCATCCCGATTTCCGCGACGAGCTGTTCGTGAGGGCCAAGGAGCTGGGCCTGCTGGGCAGCGAGCGCACCCTGGCCGAGAGCATCAAGAGCATCTACCCCGCCTCGGTGGAGGAGACCAAGATCATCGACGGGCAGGAGGTCTTGTTCCGCCCGGCCCGGCCCACCGACGAGCGCCAGATCCAGGAGCACTTCTACAACCTGGACCGCGACGACGTGATGCGCCGTTTCCTGCACGAGCGGGTGAGCTTCGCCCGCCAGGACATGGCCGACATGTTCCAGGTGGACTACATCCGCGACATGACCCTGGTGGCCGTGGTGGGCGAGCCCGGCTACGAGAAGGTCATCGCGGTGGCCAACTACTTCCTGGAGCCGGCCAGCAACCTGGCCGAGGTGGCCTTCTCCGTGGCCCGCGAATGGCAGCAAAAGGGCCTGTCCAGCATCCTGTTGCAGAAGCTGACCCACAGCGCCCGCGAGCACGGCATCAGCGGTCTGACCGCCTACACCCATCCGGCCAACCGGGGCATGATCGCCCTGTTCAAGAAGCTGCCCTACAAGGTGAAGAGCGCCTACGACGGCGGGGTGCTGAGCCTCAGCGCCCGCTTCGACGAGCCCGCCCCCCCGGCCCAGCGCAAGACGCCGCCGCCCCAGGAATAG